One Dysosmobacter welbionis DNA segment encodes these proteins:
- a CDS encoding zinc-dependent alcohol dehydrogenase → MKAAVLTAPYEITVEKRGMPQIQGPQDVLFKILQTGICGSDMLAFRGGHKTVQYPRVLGHECVGEVVAVGYEAEKKFLPGDLVTVQPQLICGTCYPCRHGRINVCTHKKFMGINEDGFFTEYYKCNQFNIVKLPQGVTHDMGMLVEPFAVGANAAERAGAEQGKNIVIVGAGTIGNCTAQIAVARGANVLITDIKDGRLQYAQDCGIKNCCNTNRVSLAQAIDGAFGSAGADVLIDCCGIPEMLQNMVCCAQNASRIVLVGTYGRDILMNMTHLQRGEIDIISVMQYVRRHYLQVFDLMQRGKLHLEGFIGARFPLSGLQQAFDYLHEPNTDVMKVAIMVQ, encoded by the coding sequence ATGAAAGCAGCTGTTCTAACAGCACCGTATGAGATTACCGTTGAGAAGCGGGGAATGCCTCAAATTCAGGGGCCACAGGACGTTTTATTTAAGATTTTGCAAACTGGTATCTGCGGCTCTGATATGTTGGCATTCCGTGGAGGGCATAAAACCGTGCAATATCCCCGAGTCCTGGGGCACGAGTGTGTAGGTGAAGTTGTCGCAGTTGGCTACGAGGCGGAAAAGAAATTTCTCCCCGGCGATCTCGTTACAGTACAGCCTCAGTTGATCTGCGGTACCTGCTATCCGTGCCGGCACGGCAGAATCAACGTCTGCACCCACAAGAAATTTATGGGTATTAACGAAGACGGTTTTTTCACGGAATATTATAAATGTAACCAATTTAACATCGTGAAGCTGCCGCAGGGAGTAACCCATGACATGGGTATGCTGGTAGAACCCTTTGCCGTAGGAGCTAATGCAGCGGAACGGGCCGGAGCTGAACAGGGGAAAAATATTGTAATCGTGGGCGCAGGTACCATCGGCAACTGCACAGCACAAATAGCTGTGGCTAGAGGCGCTAACGTTTTAATTACAGACATTAAAGACGGACGGCTTCAATACGCACAGGACTGCGGCATAAAAAACTGCTGCAACACCAATCGGGTTTCTCTTGCGCAAGCCATCGATGGGGCATTTGGTTCTGCAGGAGCAGATGTATTGATTGACTGCTGCGGAATCCCAGAAATGCTGCAAAACATGGTGTGTTGCGCACAAAATGCTTCTCGCATTGTTTTGGTAGGCACATATGGGCGGGATATTCTGATGAATATGACACACCTGCAACGAGGAGAAATCGATATTATCAGCGTCATGCAATATGTCCGACGGCACTACCTACAAGTATTTGACCTCATGCAACGGGGAAAGCTGCATCTGGAGGGCTTTATTGGGGCCCGCTTTCCTCTGTCAGGCCTTCAGCAAGCTTTTGACTATCTTCATGAACCAAATACGGATGTAATGAAA